Sequence from the Suncus etruscus isolate mSunEtr1 chromosome 1, mSunEtr1.pri.cur, whole genome shotgun sequence genome:
TACAGCATGGAAAGGCTAGTGATAGCTGCTAAGCACCTATAGGCTTGGTACTGACTGGAGCATGTTCGTGTTCAGGAACTGAAGTTGGTATTCCCGGGTGCCCAGCGAATGAACCGTGGCCGTCATGAGGTGGGAGCCCTGGTACGGGCCTGCAAAGCCAATGGTGTCACGGACCTGTTGGTAGTTCATGAGCACAGAGGCACGCCTGGTGagaatggtggaaggaagttgggGTGTGTGGGGTGAGGGTTCCTATAATCAAATGGGGTCTCTGAGAGCCTGTCCCCCCACTCCTAGTGGGTTTCATTGTCAGTCACCTGCCCTTTGGGCCCACCGCCTACTTCACTCTGTGCAACGTGGTCATGCGGCATGATATCCCCAACTTGGGCACCATGTCAGAGGCCAAGCCACACCTGATCATGCATGGCTTCTCTTCCCGTCTGGGCAAGCGTGTGAGTCGAGGTCCTTGGGGTGAGGGTTGGGGCCTGAAGACCTGAGCCAGACATTCACTGCTCTCCTTCCTTTGCCCCAGGTCTCTGACATACTCCGTTACCTGTTCCCCGTACCCAAAGATGACAGTCACCGGGTTATCACCTTCGCAAACCAGGATGACTATATCTCCTTTCGGTATGGCCAGGGACTGGATGCCAGAGGGCCATTATGACTAGTTGTGAACTGCTACTATTTAGGTTTAGCTTTtgctttattaattttggtttggggccttaCCCAGCACTCTtgcgggatcactcctggcaaggccaGGAGATcatttgtggtgctgaggatttactgcaggtctgccacttgcaatgCAAGTACCTTTGGGCCAAgttttttttggcttatttttgtttattttgttttgggtgctcaagtggtactcaggaattattcctggtaaggGTTTTGGTCACTGTATGCAGTGCCAGGTAttatgcaaggtgaatgccctgcccactgtattaccTGGTCCACACAGCTATTCCTTATTGGTGTACAACTACTCTCTGCCAGCCCTAACCTCCATCTACCTCTCTTTGCCCAGGCATCATGTGTACAAAAAGACTGACCACCGCAATGTGGAGCTGACAGAGGTTGGACCTCGCTTTGAGATGAAGTGTAAGATTTTGTCTCTGTTGCTTACATGGGCAGGGTGTGGTATGGTGGGGGGTGCTGGCTATGTGGGTAACAgcttctcccctcttctcttctctcagtGTA
This genomic interval carries:
- the IMP4 gene encoding U3 small nucleolar ribonucleoprotein protein IMP4; protein product: MLRREARLRREYLYRKAREEAQRTAQEKKEKVRRALEENRLIPTELRREALALQKSLEFDDAGAEGVTSHMDDEYRWAGVEDPKIMITTSRDPSSRLKMFAKELKLVFPGAQRMNRGRHEVGALVRACKANGVTDLLVVHEHRGTPVGFIVSHLPFGPTAYFTLCNVVMRHDIPNLGTMSEAKPHLIMHGFSSRLGKRVSDILRYLFPVPKDDSHRVITFANQDDYISFRHHVYKKTDHRNVELTEVGPRFEMKLYMIRLGTLEQEATADVEWRWHPYTNTAHKRVFLSAEGAG